TGCTATGCAGTGTCAGTTTAGGATATCACAAAGGATTCATCAATTCGTCGAATTGATGAGAGAGCTCTGTGCTCAAAGCAAGAGAGTAGATGAAATTGCGCGCTTATCGAGGACAATGATAGCTTGCTCAGCATTCGATTCCATCACAAGGTCAGTGATTCCTTCTCTGCTGGCTAGTCTTAAGCCCTTCCTGAATGCTGCAGGCTCGTTGCAGAGGCTTCCTTTCACAGCATTAAAATTATCACCTGCCAAAATACAAAATCCAGAATCAGTTCTTGATAAGATGGAGTGGGATCCATAGTCCTCTCGGATTGGGGTAGCAAAGTAAGAACATGTCTTCTTACTCCATGTGAGCAGCAGTGAGGACTAACCTTCCTCTACTCCATCTCGATGACCATCACCAGTAATAGGCGTGGAGGATAAGTTTACGTGCCAAAAGCTGTCGACATCTTTCGTGGCTGCCGTTCCCAAGTGGCGGATCCACCCGGAACTCGATTCGCCCACACAACACCGATAAGTCGCACGCGAGGCCGCCGGAGCAGCACcgtcggtggtggtggtggcggcgacCACCGGTGCTTGTCATTTCGGAGCTGCTGCAGTTGATGCACAGAGACTTACGAGTGTTTCGGATGCTTCCATTTGGGTAATTATTTGAttcgaagagaaaaagatgagTATTTTttgtaattaataaaaaaaggagactttgcaataattcaataaaaattaatattttttcaacaataaaaataaaaaaaatccgaaTATTTTGGATAAAAAAGAATTTTATGAACAGATTTTTGATTGGTTAGTGAATTATTGTGCAAGTGATAGCTCTCGAATTGAAGTCTATTGTGCTATTTAATGTAAtgaatttatagaaaaatatttttttgaggaaAAAAAGAGATGTGAGGGGAAAACTAAAAAGTGAAaagtaaatatgatttttttattattctaaaaACTCAATaagtcaataaaaatattattctttaGGAAGAATAAATAACCTTAGTAAGATTTTTTGAATTAAAATAATTGAAGGGATAAAAAGCAGTTGAGGGAAAGAATCAGATGGgagagtataaataaataaattaaaggaaaaaaaagggaaaagaaaaaaagaaaaaaaaataaaaatgagaggaAAAGGGAAGGGAAGAGAAGGCAATAGAAAGAGGGGCGGGAGGCAGCCAGAAAAGGGAAGGAAACGAGCTGCTCGCGGATGAGGCGCTGGGCACTCTGGGCACCGTTGTGAAAGGATCGCAAGGACGGGTCGAATCGAAAGAGAAGAAGATTACTCTCTCTgagaagcaggaggaggaggaggaggagtaccaACAACAAATGTGAGAGAGGGGGAGGAAGAAGCGAGGAATAAGAGATCGTTACCAGCTTCTTTTTTATTCTCGAGCTGGCAAGGCTTCTTTGCCTCCTCCTCAGTGTTGTTAGTCCACATGTAAGTTCAAGAAATCTTCTTTTCTTCTACTTACCATGTTACTTCCCATACCCCCGCGTCGACAATGATAGgagaaaaaggatgattttttggCAGATATTGTGGGATTTTGGTAGTATATCTTTGCATCGCCTGCTGTAGATTGCGGAGAACCGAAAATTTTGGAATCTTTGGTGTTGTTTTGGTAGAAATTGGGACATCTGTGTCTGCGGTCGTCCTTGCTAGGGTTTTACCTCTTTAAGATCTTTTTTCTTTTGGTGAttggtgttttttttttcttttcttacccGAACGTTTGCATATTGCAGGATGCTTCCTTTTCTCGTGTAGCAAGATCGACAATTCTTCGTCCTGATTGGTTGGGTTCCCCGGAACACACGAAAGATTGGATCTTTATGGAAATTTCTGCTTGTCTGGTCTTTCTCGAGGGAATTTTTTCGGTTCTGAGTGTTGAATTTGATCCGCAAAATAGTTCGCTTGATCTGTATTCTTGTTGATgaagtttctttcttttctcccctttcttcttgTATTAATTTATTTACCATGCTGATGTTTATTCCTCTCTGGCAGATTGTGGATTCATAACTTTGAGAGGGGCATAGGTAGATATCTCAAACTTGTTTCCAGTGAGGGCCTGGATTTCGGTCGCGCGTCGAAAACATGTTGGAGAGCCAGTCGTTTTTGATCTCCAGAGCATTACCGAGCTCCTGTGAGCAAGAATCGAAATTGGCTTACATGACTTACCATCTCCTTGAGATCACTACCAACAAACACCCTAAGATCGTGGAATCTTTAGAGCTAAATGAAGCTGCTATGATAAAGAAGGCTAAATCTGCAGACGACCTGGGACCTCCCTTTCAGGAAGAAAAAGCATTGCCTCTTGATGAATCCAATTATAATGGCCAGCACTCTGATACAAATTCTCTTATTGGTCAAATCGGCTGTGACATGTCTATAAAGTGTCTCCTTCACTGCTCTCGGTCGGACTATGGTGCCCTTGCATCGCTGAACCGGGCTTTCAATTCCCTGTTCCGGACTGGTGAGCTCTACAAGCTACGGCGGCAGACTGGGATCATCGAGCACTGGGTGTACTTCTCCTGCAACATACTTGAGTGGGAAGCATATGATCCCTATTGTGGGCGCTGGATTACTCTTCCAAAAATGCCTCAGAATGATTTCTTCATGCGCTCTGATAAGGAATCGCTGGCTGTGGGCACCGAGCTCCTCGTTTTTGGAAGGGACTACACCTCTCGTATTGCCCATATAGTGCTGAGGTATAGCATTCTGACGAATTCTTGGTCCCAAGGTATTGAAATGAACTCCCCTAGGTGCTTGTTTGGATCCGCCAGCTTTGGTGAAGTAGCTATTGTTGCCGGTGGTGTAGATGCTCAAAATACTATATTGAGTTCTGCAGAGCTCTATAATTCTGAGACGCAAACATGGGTAACACTTCCTAGCATGAATAAACCAAGGAAAATGTGTTCAGGTGTCTTTATGGACAACAAGTTCTATGTGATTGGCGGAATGCGTAGCCCTACCGAATTGCTGACGTGCGGGGAAGAATATGATACAGAGAGACATAGCTGGAGGGTCATTCCAAATATGTCTCTAGGACTGAATGGTCCAAGTGGTGCACCTCCATTGGTGGCAGTAGTCAATAATGAGCTATATGCAGCTGATTATGCAGAAAAGGAGGTCAGGAAGTATGACAAGGAGAATAACTCTTGGGTCACTCTTGGAAGATTGCCTGAGAGACCAGATTCAGTGAACGGTTGGGGTCTAGCTTTTCGGGCTTGTGGTGATCGACTCCTAGTGATCGGTGGACCGAGGGTGCTTGGAGGAGGGATGATTGAACTAAATTCATGGACACCGAGAGATGGACCTCCAGAGTGGAAACTGATTGCTAGGAAGCACTGTGGAAGCTTTGTGTATAACTGTGCTGTAATGGGCTGCTGAGATTTGTCTGAAGATACGCTGCATATCTTCTTGCAGTACGAGTATGTGCAAGATTGGCTGGTCAAAGGGCATAAAACACCGATTGTGCCAGGGCACTCTGGCTTTTGAAAATTTCAGATTTGATAGGGCAATCACTTTCTACTATGTAAAACTCGAGATACATCTTCCTTTCATCTTCTAGCTTTGCCTTCATCTAATCTAAAGCCAAATATATTTAACTTCTTCCAAATTGCCCTTCAACAGGATAGTGTTCTCGTGGATCATGCAGGAAAATGGCACATAATAATTCGGTGTAGCTGCATGTTCATTGGTACCCTTGGAACTCTTCGAGCTTGTTAGCTTTACAGTGTACTACTCCTCAGCCATTTCATTGTTATTGCCACTTTCTTGAGGAAATAAAATTGATCATCAATTTCTTGTATATTTGCGCTGATAATTTTACTTCTTTCCAGCGTACTGCTCTTGGGCTTAAGTTGATATTCGTGTGACATTTTTCTCATCAATCTCATATTTACTAGTATGTTTTCTCAGAAACTGTTTGGGTGTATCCTTTGCATCGTACTTACTGTTCTTGGGCTTAAGTTGATGTACATGTGACATTTTCCTCATCAGTCTCATGATTACAAATATGTTTTCGCAGAAATTGTATTGGGTGTATCCTCTGTAGTTGAAGGTTTATTTTATGTAATATGCATGAACATCTTCATCTAATTCTCTGTGTAGGTGATGTCAGTCATCAAACACTGGATTCCTCTCCTCTCCAATTTAAACATGCAAACTTAGGAAGATTTCTGAGATGCAACCCTAGTTGGACAAGAATGGAGGTAATTAAGAAGTCTGGTCAACTTTCATACTTGGACTAAGTTAGACAATGGATTTTCTTTAATCTTGGCATTACTCTGCTTCTGCTTCATCCCTGTAAAAATGATTAAAATGTTAAACCTTAATAGTCACATCTACTTATTACCTGAAGCATGCTGTTTAATGTTTCCAGCTCTGCATTGTTAGTTTAGTTATCCTACAGATAAAACTGAAAGAAGACATCTGTAGTATTCTTATACTACAGATAATAGGAGGTTGGAGATTGATAGATCTTTATGCTCTTGATGCTTGATAGACCATTCTTGATACATATGCTCTGATGTCGAAACCGTAACATTAAGAATAATGTTCTTATTATTTTCAGCATTACATTAATTTTTTTACTTCCTGTTCAAAGTTGCTAATTTGACATCACAATGAACTCCATACTTGAAGCAAGAAACCACTTTTTTATCTgcttttttgttttattaataTTTTGCTTTTATGTTTGTGAATATACAGGATAATGTTCTTATTGCACTAATGAGACCATCATATTTTGCAGAATCAGAGGGGGGTAGTCGAGTTGCAAGTTTTATGGGGTTCTACTCGTATGTTTAAGATTGAACTCTTTTAATTACTTTTCTATGCCTGGAGTTTGATGCTTGCCCATTGTCCATCTCGCATCTGTCTTTTTTATGGATCCATAAGGATGAAGATTTACTGTGAAAATATATGTGCAATTATCGAACATATTAAATAGAAGAAATTTATTGATGAGGTTATTTCCCTGAGCTAAATGCCTGCTGTTAAGAGTGGGAAGCTGTTTTCTGTTAATGTGGCTCCATCAGCCTCTTGTATGTTTATATCTCCGTTTCTACTTGTGCTGAGGTAAAATTATGTAAGAAAAGAGTTTCTAATGCATCAAGGTTTCATTTGGGTTTCTTTGCTGGTAAACTGAAGAAGGATCCATTTCAAAATGGAGGGCTACAGCAGACTTTCAATTTGATATATAGGTTAGAAGAAGCATTTAATTTGGGATCTCCGAAGCAATCGTTTTAGCAAATACTTAAAAggtaatacaaattataaatatagactttTTGAATGACAAAGGATTAAAAGATAGTTTATCACGGTCAAAAGTCTCCAAACTTTAGATGCTACCTCAAACGTCCATCTAATCACGTGTCATCTGTATATTATTATGTGGAGTTAGAAAATCTTTAAAATGACTACTTGTATGGTTTGTTTCTATGCAATTTTGTCTTTGCGTAATGATTGCATATAACTTGTATTTAGAATTTTGAAACAACCGCAAAAGTCAACCAAAataggacaaccaaacctattataagccctttacatgctatgtaaagcataaacaaaaccgaaag
This DNA window, taken from Musa acuminata AAA Group cultivar baxijiao chromosome BXJ3-7, Cavendish_Baxijiao_AAA, whole genome shotgun sequence, encodes the following:
- the LOC103992422 gene encoding F-box/kelch-repeat protein SKIP11 produces the protein MLESQSFLISRALPSSCEQESKLAYMTYHLLEITTNKHPKIVESLELNEAAMIKKAKSADDLGPPFQEEKALPLDESNYNGQHSDTNSLIGQIGCDMSIKCLLHCSRSDYGALASLNRAFNSLFRTGELYKLRRQTGIIEHWVYFSCNILEWEAYDPYCGRWITLPKMPQNDFFMRSDKESLAVGTELLVFGRDYTSRIAHIVLRYSILTNSWSQGIEMNSPRCLFGSASFGEVAIVAGGVDAQNTILSSAELYNSETQTWVTLPSMNKPRKMCSGVFMDNKFYVIGGMRSPTELLTCGEEYDTERHSWRVIPNMSLGLNGPSGAPPLVAVVNNELYAADYAEKEVRKYDKENNSWVTLGRLPERPDSVNGWGLAFRACGDRLLVIGGPRVLGGGMIELNSWTPRDGPPEWKLIARKHCGSFVYNCAVMGC